In the genome of Bryobacteraceae bacterium, one region contains:
- a CDS encoding PadR family transcriptional regulator, with translation MSSEEKNRIALLQGTLDLIVLRTLQSMGPQHAYAIASRLQQVSGDLLQVNQGTLYPALVRLEQQGRVKGAWGKTESNREAKFYSLTKAGEKALGEETQRWRQMARLVDRLIEEGA, from the coding sequence ATGTCTAGTGAAGAGAAGAACCGAATCGCGCTGCTGCAGGGCACGCTCGACCTGATCGTGCTGCGAACGCTGCAATCGATGGGTCCGCAGCACGCCTATGCGATCGCCAGCCGGCTGCAGCAGGTATCCGGGGATCTGCTGCAGGTGAACCAGGGGACGCTGTACCCGGCACTGGTGCGGCTGGAGCAGCAGGGCCGCGTAAAGGGCGCATGGGGAAAAACGGAATCCAACCGCGAGGCCAAGTTCTATTCGCTCACCAAGGCAGGCGAAAAGGCGCTCGGCGAGGAGACGCAGCGGTGGCGGCAGATGGCGCGGCTGGTGGACCGGCTGATCGAGGAAGGAGCGTAA